In Dyadobacter subterraneus, a single genomic region encodes these proteins:
- a CDS encoding BLUF domain-containing protein: protein MEFCLIYLSSSNDLSASDLSSLAIKSQENNRSLGITGILLYCNGSIIQVLEGKQEKVNALYQTILRDSRHKQVTKLYSGQIEKRSFPDWLMGYRTLTENEITGLQEELPFIKNPYLQSGPENIVVSLVRTFYKNNHRN, encoded by the coding sequence ATGGAATTTTGCCTAATTTATCTTAGCTCTTCAAATGACCTGTCTGCTAGTGACCTTTCTTCCCTGGCTATCAAAAGCCAGGAAAACAACCGATCACTAGGGATTACGGGAATTCTACTATACTGTAATGGCAGTATCATTCAAGTTCTGGAAGGCAAACAAGAGAAAGTTAATGCGCTCTATCAAACAATTCTTAGAGACTCTAGGCACAAACAGGTGACCAAATTATACAGCGGACAGATAGAAAAGAGGTCTTTCCCTGATTGGCTGATGGGTTACCGGACTTTAACGGAAAATGAAATAACTGGCTTACAGGAAGAGCTCCCTTTTATTAAAAATCCTTATCTACAATCAGGTCCGGAAAATATTGTAGTGTCATTGGTAAGGACGTTTTATAAGAACAACCATCGCAATTAA